One segment of Tamlana crocina DNA contains the following:
- a CDS encoding helix-turn-helix transcriptional regulator, which produces MATFGEFLRKKRKELGMNQSQFGQNFDIIMTDISKIENGHKKFPFESLEKLAEFLKMEYSNVKNLYVADKLVDEAHKYDCPDIVFSLAESQSKYIKNKNAKQGKLAI; this is translated from the coding sequence ATGGCAACTTTTGGAGAGTTTTTACGAAAGAAAAGGAAAGAGTTGGGAATGAATCAAAGTCAATTCGGACAAAACTTTGATATAATTATGACGGACATTAGCAAGATTGAAAATGGGCACAAAAAATTCCCTTTTGAAAGCTTAGAAAAGCTTGCGGAATTTTTAAAAATGGAATATTCCAATGTTAAAAATCTATATGTAGCTGATAAGCTTGTTGATGAAGCACATAAATATGATTGTCCTGATATAGTTTTTTCACTAGCAGAATCACAATCAAAATACATTAAAAACAAAAATGCCAAACAAGGCAAATTAGCAATCTAG
- a CDS encoding LysE family transporter, giving the protein MGLLACLFLGFGVATVGSITPSFLNMTVVKFSLNRGRTAAFYLIAGFATVLFFQANLGAYLSNVLMENSEYIIAIQKLGTAILLLLSINFFRLHFTSQKRVKKVETDKSQAYLHGVGMSLLNTFAIPFYFTTLSLLIALEYFKYSIENSVFFSIGSTLGSFCLYALYAIVASKIEHKLAFIATKMNLVLAGITGIVGLGNLIYLLK; this is encoded by the coding sequence ATGGGCTTATTGGCATGTTTGTTTTTGGGGTTTGGTGTGGCAACGGTGGGCAGTATTACGCCCAGTTTTTTAAATATGACGGTAGTTAAATTCAGTTTAAACCGCGGGAGGACTGCCGCCTTTTACCTTATTGCCGGTTTTGCAACGGTACTGTTTTTTCAGGCAAATTTGGGAGCGTACCTATCAAACGTGTTAATGGAAAACTCAGAATACATTATCGCAATCCAAAAATTGGGTACGGCCATTTTGCTGTTGCTGTCCATTAATTTTTTTAGGCTGCATTTTACTTCTCAAAAAAGAGTAAAAAAAGTAGAAACCGACAAATCTCAGGCTTATTTACATGGAGTGGGCATGTCACTATTAAACACCTTTGCTATTCCGTTTTACTTTACCACGCTTTCTTTGTTAATTGCTCTGGAGTATTTTAAGTATTCGATTGAAAATAGCGTGTTTTTCTCCATAGGTTCTACCCTGGGCTCGTTTTGTTTGTACGCTTTGTATGCGATTGTAGCCAGCAAAATTGAGCACAAGCTCGCTTTTATAGCCACAAAAATGAATCTGGTTTTAGCGGGCATCACCGGTATAGTAGGGCTGGGGAATTTAATTTACCTACTTAAATAA
- a CDS encoding DUF192 domain-containing protein: MVLKRALLLVSVGCLLMFSACKNEKKSIKQTEVSFKKEGELTIYKAADSTTVTLDIEIADTEFDRETGLMYRSSMKNSQGMLFVFDNEQPRFFYMKNTQMPLDLIYVGADKKIVSFQKNAKPFDESSLPSNQPAQYVLEVNAGLADRWNLQLGDSLAF, encoded by the coding sequence ATGGTTTTAAAACGTGCCCTATTACTGGTTTCTGTTGGTTGTTTATTGATGTTTTCGGCGTGTAAAAACGAAAAGAAAAGCATCAAGCAAACCGAAGTCAGTTTTAAGAAAGAAGGCGAACTTACCATTTATAAAGCAGCCGATTCTACCACGGTGACTTTGGATATTGAAATTGCCGATACCGAGTTCGACCGCGAAACGGGACTCATGTACCGCAGCAGCATGAAAAATAGCCAAGGGATGCTGTTTGTTTTTGACAATGAACAACCTCGCTTTTTCTACATGAAAAACACCCAAATGCCATTGGACTTGATTTATGTTGGGGCCGACAAAAAAATCGTGAGTTTCCAGAAAAACGCGAAGCCTTTTGACGAGTCGTCGTTGCCCTCCAACCAACCCGCACAATATGTTTTGGAAGTGAATGCCGGACTGGCCGATAGGTGGAATTTACAGCTTGGCGATAGTTTGGCGTTTTAA